The Candidatus Mycolicibacterium alkanivorans genome contains a region encoding:
- a CDS encoding ubiquitin-like protein Pup, whose product MAQEQTKRGGGGGEDDDLSGNGAGGQERRDKLAEETDDLLDEIDDVLEENAEDFVRAYVQKGGQ is encoded by the coding sequence ATGGCTCAGGAGCAGACCAAGCGTGGTGGCGGAGGCGGCGAGGACGACGACCTCTCCGGCAACGGCGCCGGCGGGCAGGAGCGTCGCGACAAACTCGCCGAGGAGACCGACGATCTGCTCGACGAGATCGATGACGTCCTCGAGGAGAACGCCGAGGACTTCGTGCGCGCATACGTTCAAAAGGGCGGACAGTGA
- a CDS encoding alpha/beta hydrolase, with amino-acid sequence MTRPTVAEVVAWHPEALNALAAEWDDAAGLLQAHADAVEGAVRPGGWTGVAAQAAHDALSPVVAELRQLSRALVVAAAEARDAALTVGHARDQVLVVLAQAKQAGCAVADDGTVGPPTASSLMTACSGGSPAVAGAILTGRLQAALDGLGDADRAAAQAIDAAFDVGPSSAPVRPAGVVGPGVSDWPTLSQDRIAAQIGAMSPDERERLVEQRPREVGNTDGVPWQMRLAANRINIATAILDERRTLDRPVEDKLRAAISPTLSPADAERLWATLHADPALRAAAIAVHDRDARRRIAYYETLLADVPDPVDRERRVPRQILAFDPARSSLIELSGDLGRARALGVLVPGLNTTFDGSADDVATARRFVAGSGGDVAMITYLGGPFPTGVLAAGLADAADARYALDMAPRLVAFSEDVERQAGNRPVTYIGHSYGGSIVGTAERFGLTADRVIFVEAAGAGVGVQSPADWHDRNPTVIRFSMTAPGDLISAVQGIPFGPHGADPDEMPGVVPLSAGRRLTGGPMIGPSTHSDVLTEPSDAWRNILAVITGDRAHIRVG; translated from the coding sequence ATGACGCGTCCTACCGTAGCCGAGGTGGTGGCCTGGCACCCGGAAGCGCTGAACGCCTTGGCCGCCGAGTGGGACGACGCGGCGGGCCTGTTGCAGGCACACGCCGACGCCGTCGAGGGGGCCGTGCGGCCGGGCGGTTGGACGGGTGTCGCCGCGCAGGCCGCCCACGATGCACTCTCCCCCGTGGTAGCCGAACTGCGGCAGCTGAGCCGGGCGCTCGTCGTCGCCGCCGCGGAAGCGCGGGACGCCGCGCTGACCGTCGGCCACGCCCGTGACCAGGTCCTGGTGGTGCTGGCCCAGGCGAAACAGGCCGGGTGCGCGGTCGCCGACGACGGCACAGTCGGACCACCTACCGCGTCGAGCCTGATGACGGCATGCAGCGGCGGTTCACCGGCGGTCGCGGGTGCCATTCTCACCGGCCGGCTTCAGGCCGCGCTGGACGGGCTCGGTGATGCCGACCGCGCTGCGGCGCAGGCGATAGACGCCGCGTTCGACGTCGGACCGTCGTCTGCACCGGTGCGTCCGGCCGGAGTGGTCGGCCCCGGCGTCAGCGACTGGCCGACCCTGAGTCAGGACCGGATCGCCGCGCAGATCGGCGCGATGTCCCCCGACGAGCGCGAACGGCTGGTCGAGCAGCGACCCCGCGAGGTCGGCAACACCGACGGGGTGCCGTGGCAGATGCGGCTGGCGGCCAACCGGATCAACATCGCCACCGCGATCCTCGACGAGCGCCGCACCCTCGACCGCCCAGTCGAGGACAAGCTGCGCGCCGCCATCTCGCCGACCCTGAGTCCGGCCGACGCCGAACGGCTCTGGGCAACCCTGCACGCCGACCCGGCGCTGCGGGCCGCGGCGATCGCCGTCCACGACCGTGACGCCCGCCGCCGGATCGCCTACTACGAGACGCTGCTGGCCGACGTCCCCGACCCGGTCGACCGCGAGCGCCGGGTGCCGCGGCAGATCCTGGCGTTCGACCCGGCGCGATCTTCACTGATCGAGCTCTCCGGCGACCTGGGCCGGGCCCGCGCGCTCGGCGTGCTGGTGCCGGGGTTGAACACGACGTTCGACGGCTCGGCCGACGACGTGGCCACCGCCCGCCGGTTCGTCGCGGGCTCGGGCGGGGACGTCGCGATGATCACCTACCTCGGCGGACCGTTCCCGACCGGGGTGCTGGCGGCTGGTTTGGCCGACGCGGCGGACGCCCGCTACGCACTGGACATGGCGCCGCGGCTGGTCGCGTTCAGCGAGGACGTCGAGCGGCAGGCCGGGAACCGTCCGGTGACCTACATCGGCCACTCCTATGGCGGTTCCATCGTCGGAACCGCCGAGCGGTTCGGGCTCACCGCCGACCGGGTGATCTTCGTCGAGGCGGCCGGGGCCGGCGTCGGCGTCCAGAGCCCCGCCGACTGGCACGACCGCAACCCCACCGTGATCCGGTTCAGCATGACCGCGCCCGGCGATCTGATCAGTGCCGTGCAGGGCATCCCGTTTGGACCGCACGGCGCCGACCCCGACGAGATGCCCGGTGTCGTCCCACTGTCCGCCGGCCGGCGGCTGACGGGCGGGCCGATGATCGGGCCGTCGACGCACAGCGACGTGCTCACCGAACCGTCCGACGCGTGGCGCAACATCCTGGCGGTGATCACCGGCGACCGCGCGCACATCCGGGTGGGATAG
- a CDS encoding helix-turn-helix transcriptional regulator encodes MATSKVERLMNLVIALLSTHGYLTAERIRASVAGYSESPSDEAFSRMFERDKNELRDLGIPLETGRVSSFDPAEGYRINRNAYALPDIELTAEEAAAVAVAAQLWESPELITATQGALLKLRAAGVDVDPDGAVAITTPSGPPGLRGSEDVLGILLSAINSGQAVRFRHRPLPTEPFTERTVEPWGVVTARGRWYLVGHDRDRDATRTFRLSRIGADVETVGPPGSVSRPDGVDLRAIVDKAIGEAPSGVTATVWVADGRAAALRRAGTSKGARTIGGRAGEVLELDLGTRDRLAREITGYGADALVLEPAALREDVVARLKAQAGCA; translated from the coding sequence GTGGCGACATCCAAGGTCGAGCGGCTGATGAATCTTGTCATCGCCCTGCTGTCCACCCACGGTTACCTCACCGCAGAGCGCATCCGCGCCAGCGTGGCCGGGTACTCCGAAAGCCCGAGCGACGAAGCGTTCTCGCGGATGTTCGAGCGCGACAAGAACGAGCTGCGCGACCTCGGCATCCCGTTGGAGACCGGCCGGGTCTCCTCCTTCGACCCCGCCGAGGGGTACCGCATCAACCGAAACGCCTACGCGCTGCCCGACATCGAGCTCACCGCCGAGGAGGCGGCCGCGGTTGCTGTCGCCGCGCAATTGTGGGAGTCACCCGAGCTGATCACCGCGACCCAGGGCGCGCTGCTGAAGCTGCGGGCCGCCGGTGTCGACGTCGACCCCGACGGTGCGGTCGCGATCACCACACCGTCGGGCCCGCCCGGACTGCGCGGCTCTGAAGACGTTCTCGGAATCCTGTTGTCCGCCATCAACTCTGGGCAAGCTGTCCGGTTCCGGCACCGGCCGTTGCCCACCGAGCCTTTCACCGAGCGCACTGTCGAGCCGTGGGGTGTGGTGACCGCGCGGGGCCGCTGGTATCTGGTCGGCCATGATCGGGACCGCGACGCCACCCGCACATTTCGGCTTTCCCGCATCGGTGCCGACGTGGAAACCGTTGGGCCGCCGGGATCGGTGAGCCGCCCGGACGGGGTGGACCTGCGCGCGATCGTCGACAAGGCCATCGGCGAGGCGCCCAGCGGCGTGACGGCGACGGTGTGGGTGGCCGACGGACGGGCAGCGGCGCTGCGACGTGCCGGGACATCGAAAGGCGCGCGCACCATCGGCGGCCGGGCCGGCGAGGTCCTCGAACTGGATCTGGGCACCCGCGACCGCCTCGCCCGTGAGATCACGGGCTACGGGGCCGACGCGCTGGTTCTGGAACCGGCTGCGCTGCGCGAGGATGTGGTGGCGCGGTTGAAGGCTCAGGCGGGTTGCGCATGA
- the prcB gene encoding proteasome subunit beta: protein MTWPFSDRLAASSSLSDLSSFSEFLRREAPQLLPTSAVSGTTATGDALPHGTTIVALRYPGGVLIAGDRRSTQGNMIAGRDVQKVYITDDYTATGIAGTAAIAVEFARLYAVELEHYEKVEGVPLTFRGKVNRLSTMVRGNLGAALQGFVALPLLVGYDLDDPDPLAAGRIVSFDAAGGWNIEEEGYQSVGSGSIFAKSSIKKLYANVTDADSALKAAVEALYDAADDDSATGGPDLVRGIFPTAVTIEAEGAAEVSEERISRLARDVIEARSATNTFGPGKGPSNEAPRVD from the coding sequence GTGACCTGGCCGTTCTCTGATCGCCTGGCCGCCAGTTCGTCTCTGTCCGATCTGTCCTCGTTCTCCGAGTTCCTGCGCCGCGAAGCACCGCAACTGCTGCCGACCAGCGCGGTCTCCGGCACGACCGCCACCGGGGACGCACTGCCGCACGGCACCACGATCGTGGCCCTCCGGTACCCCGGCGGTGTGTTGATCGCCGGTGACCGCCGCTCGACGCAGGGCAACATGATCGCCGGGCGTGATGTGCAGAAGGTGTACATCACCGACGACTACACGGCCACCGGCATCGCGGGCACCGCGGCCATCGCCGTCGAGTTCGCCCGGCTCTACGCCGTCGAACTCGAGCACTACGAGAAGGTCGAAGGGGTGCCGCTGACCTTCCGCGGCAAGGTCAACCGCCTGTCGACGATGGTGCGCGGCAACCTCGGTGCGGCTCTGCAGGGGTTCGTCGCACTGCCCCTTCTGGTCGGCTACGACCTCGACGATCCCGACCCGCTCGCCGCGGGCCGCATCGTGTCGTTCGACGCCGCCGGTGGCTGGAACATCGAGGAAGAGGGATATCAGTCGGTAGGCTCGGGCTCGATCTTCGCCAAGTCGTCGATCAAGAAGCTGTATGCCAATGTGACGGACGCGGATTCGGCGTTGAAGGCCGCCGTCGAGGCGCTCTACGACGCGGCCGACGACGACTCCGCCACCGGCGGGCCGGACCTGGTCCGGGGAATCTTCCCGACCGCGGTCACCATCGAAGCCGAAGGCGCGGCCGAGGTCTCCGAGGAGCGGATCTCCAGGCTGGCCCGTGACGTGATCGAAGCACGTTCTGCGACAAACACATTCGGCCCAGGTAAGGGTCCGAGCAACGAAGCACCGCGGGTGGACTAG
- a CDS encoding helix-turn-helix transcriptional regulator: protein MSPVSTRLVRLLNMVPYLKANPQITYEEAAADLGVTRKQLQQDLDQLWMCGLPGYGPGDLIDFEFSDDTINVTFTAGVDAPLRLTSPEATGLLVALRALVDIPGVVDPAAARSAIAKIESAAGTIAHDQTHAAAAVEEQAPIESEAAAAVRTAVRGGRALSIEYYSASRDMLSTRIVDPIRVVLVGDHSYLEAWSREAESVRLFRFDRIVEAGVLDEPSAPPAPAVQAGPDTSLFDADPALPAATLLVAPTASWMLEYYPMRVREELPAGYCEAAMTYASDEWMSRLVLGFGPDVRVLGPESLVARVREAATAALAAYADLDG from the coding sequence ATGAGTCCGGTTTCCACCCGCCTGGTCCGGCTGCTCAACATGGTGCCGTACCTCAAGGCCAACCCCCAGATCACCTACGAGGAGGCCGCCGCCGATCTGGGCGTCACCCGAAAGCAGCTTCAGCAGGACCTCGACCAGTTGTGGATGTGCGGGCTGCCCGGGTACGGGCCGGGTGACCTCATCGACTTCGAGTTCTCCGACGACACCATCAACGTGACGTTCACCGCTGGCGTGGACGCCCCGCTGCGGCTGACCTCACCGGAGGCCACCGGACTGCTGGTGGCGTTGCGCGCGCTGGTCGACATCCCCGGTGTGGTGGACCCGGCGGCGGCCCGCAGTGCCATCGCCAAGATCGAGTCGGCGGCGGGGACCATCGCGCATGACCAGACCCATGCCGCGGCCGCAGTCGAGGAGCAGGCCCCGATCGAGAGCGAGGCCGCCGCGGCGGTGCGGACCGCGGTGCGCGGCGGGCGTGCCCTGAGCATCGAGTACTACTCGGCGTCGCGCGACATGCTGTCCACCCGCATCGTCGACCCGATCCGCGTGGTGCTGGTCGGTGACCACAGTTACCTGGAGGCGTGGTCCCGCGAGGCCGAGAGCGTGCGGCTGTTCCGGTTCGACCGCATCGTCGAGGCCGGTGTGCTCGACGAACCGTCCGCGCCGCCGGCACCGGCCGTGCAAGCCGGCCCGGACACCTCGCTGTTCGACGCCGACCCCGCACTGCCCGCGGCCACCCTGCTGGTGGCGCCCACGGCGTCGTGGATGCTCGAGTACTACCCGATGCGGGTTCGTGAAGAGCTACCCGCCGGCTACTGCGAGGCGGCGATGACCTACGCCTCCGACGAGTGGATGAGCCGGCTGGTGCTGGGCTTCGGTCCCGACGTGCGGGTGCTGGGGCCCGAGTCCTTGGTGGCCCGGGTGCGCGAGGCGGCGACCGCGGCGCTGGCCGCCTACGCGGATCTGGACGGCTGA
- the tatA gene encoding Sec-independent protein translocase subunit TatA, protein MGALQPWHWLILIAVIVLLFGSKRLPDAARSLGKSMRIFKSEVKELQNEGKTETPVQPAQPPTQVQSERVEAPVTPTPAPNPTDARPA, encoded by the coding sequence TTGGGTGCTCTACAACCGTGGCACTGGCTGATCCTGATCGCCGTGATCGTGCTGCTCTTCGGGTCGAAGCGGTTGCCTGATGCTGCGCGCTCGCTGGGCAAGTCGATGCGGATCTTCAAGTCAGAGGTCAAGGAGCTGCAGAACGAGGGGAAGACGGAAACCCCCGTCCAGCCGGCGCAGCCCCCAACCCAGGTGCAGTCCGAACGCGTCGAGGCGCCCGTGACACCGACCCCGGCGCCGAACCCGACCGACGCCCGACCGGCCTGA
- the dop gene encoding depupylase/deamidase Dop, protein MQRIIGTEVEYGISSPSDPTANPILTSTQAVLAYAAAAGIQRAKRTRWDYEVESPLRDARGFDLSRSSSPPPIVDADEIGAANMILTNGARLYVDHAHPEYAAPEVTDPLDAVIWDKAGERVMEAAARHVASVPGAAKLQLYKNNVDGKGASYGTHENYLMSRQTPFSSVISGLTPFLVSRQVVTGSGRVGIGPSGDEPGFQLSQRSDYIEVEVGLETTLKRGIINTRDEPHADADKYRRLHVIIGDANLAETSTYLKVGTTSLVLDLIEEGLRHGLDLSDVALARPVHAVHVISRDPSLRAAVAMADGRELTALAIQRIYLDRVAKLVDARDPDPRATDVLETWAHVLDLLERDPMDCAELLDWPAKLRLLEGFRNRENLSWSAPRLYLVDLQYSDVRLDKGLYNRLVARGSMKRLVTEQQVIDAVDNPPTDTRAYFRGECLRRFGADIAAASWDSVIFDLGGDSLVRIPTLEPLRGSKAHVGALLDSVDSAAELVEQLTT, encoded by the coding sequence ATGCAACGGATTATCGGAACCGAGGTCGAGTACGGCATCTCCTCGCCGTCCGACCCGACCGCCAATCCGATCCTGACCTCGACTCAGGCGGTGTTGGCATACGCCGCGGCCGCCGGCATCCAGCGGGCCAAGCGCACCCGCTGGGACTACGAGGTGGAATCGCCGCTGCGCGACGCCCGCGGCTTCGACCTGAGCCGGTCCTCGAGCCCGCCGCCGATCGTCGACGCCGACGAGATCGGCGCGGCCAACATGATCCTGACCAACGGTGCGCGGCTCTATGTCGACCACGCCCATCCCGAGTACGCCGCCCCCGAGGTCACCGATCCGCTCGATGCGGTGATCTGGGACAAGGCCGGCGAGCGTGTGATGGAAGCCGCTGCCCGGCACGTGGCCAGCGTGCCCGGAGCGGCCAAGCTGCAGTTGTACAAGAACAACGTCGACGGCAAGGGCGCCTCCTACGGCACGCACGAGAACTACCTGATGAGCCGGCAGACGCCGTTCTCGTCGGTGATCTCCGGGCTGACGCCGTTCCTGGTGTCGCGCCAGGTCGTCACCGGCTCCGGCCGGGTCGGCATCGGCCCGTCGGGTGATGAGCCCGGCTTCCAGCTGTCGCAGCGCTCGGACTACATCGAGGTCGAGGTTGGTCTGGAGACCACGCTCAAGCGGGGCATCATAAACACCCGCGACGAGCCGCACGCCGACGCCGACAAATACCGCCGGCTGCACGTCATCATCGGCGACGCCAACCTGGCCGAGACCTCGACGTATCTGAAGGTCGGCACCACCTCGCTGGTGCTCGACCTCATCGAGGAGGGCCTGCGGCACGGTCTGGACCTGTCCGACGTGGCGCTGGCCCGGCCCGTGCATGCGGTCCACGTGATCAGCCGCGACCCGTCGCTTCGGGCCGCTGTCGCGATGGCCGACGGCCGGGAGCTGACGGCGCTGGCGATCCAGCGCATCTACCTCGACCGGGTGGCCAAGCTGGTCGACGCCCGCGACCCCGATCCGCGGGCCACCGACGTCCTCGAAACCTGGGCGCACGTCCTGGATCTGCTCGAACGCGATCCGATGGATTGCGCGGAGCTGCTGGACTGGCCGGCCAAGCTGCGCCTGCTCGAGGGTTTCCGCAACCGGGAGAACCTGAGCTGGTCGGCACCCCGCCTGTACCTGGTGGATCTGCAGTACTCCGATGTGCGGCTGGACAAGGGCCTGTACAACCGACTAGTAGCCCGCGGGTCGATGAAGCGCCTGGTCACCGAACAGCAGGTGATCGACGCCGTGGACAACCCGCCGACGGACACTCGTGCCTACTTCCGCGGTGAATGCCTGCGCCGGTTCGGCGCCGACATCGCCGCGGCGAGCTGGGACTCGGTGATCTTCGACCTGGGCGGCGACTCGCTGGTCCGGATCCCGACGCTGGAGCCGCTGCGGGGCAGCAAAGCCCATGTCGGCGCCTTGCTGGATTCGGTCGACAGCGCCGCGGAACTGGTGGAACAACTGACGACCTGA
- the arc gene encoding proteasome ATPase — protein sequence MTESLHEDPQLSGDDAAELEQLRREAAILREQLENAIGQESSRSARDVHQLEARIDSLAARNAKLMDTLKEARQQLLALREEVDRLGQPPSGYGVLLGSHDDDTVDVFTSGRKMRLTCSPNIDVKSLKKGQTVRLNEALTVVEAGHYEAVGEISTLREILADGHRALVVGHADEERIVWLAEPLVAMEDLPPEVAEDLDDDQRARKLRPGDSLLVDTKAGYAFERIPKAEVEDLVLEEVPDVAYSDIGGLTRQIEQIRDAVELPFLHKDLYREYSLRPPKGVLLYGPPGCGKTLIAKAVANSLAKKMAEVRGDDAREAKSYFLNIKGPELLNKFVGETERHIRLIFQRAREKASEGTPVIVFFDEMDSIFRTRGTGVSSDVETTVVPQLLSEIDGVEGLENVIVIGASNREDMIDPAILRPGRLDVKIKIERPDAEAALDIFSKYLTKGLPVNADDLAEFDGDRGQCIRAMIEKVVDRMYAEIDDNRFLEVTYANGDKEVMYFKDFNSGAMIQNVVDRAKKYAIKSVLETGQRGLRIQHLLDSIVDEFAENEDLPNTTNPDDWARISGKKGERIVYIRTLVTGKSSSASRAIDTESNLGQYL from the coding sequence ATGACTGAGTCACTGCACGAAGACCCACAGCTGTCCGGCGATGACGCTGCCGAATTGGAGCAGCTGCGCCGCGAGGCAGCGATCTTGCGCGAGCAGCTGGAGAACGCGATCGGTCAGGAAAGCTCACGCAGCGCCCGCGACGTGCACCAGCTCGAGGCGCGAATCGACTCCCTGGCGGCGCGCAACGCCAAGCTGATGGACACCCTCAAGGAGGCGCGGCAGCAGTTGCTCGCGCTGCGCGAGGAGGTCGACCGGCTGGGCCAGCCGCCGAGCGGCTACGGCGTCTTGCTGGGCTCCCACGACGATGACACCGTCGACGTGTTCACCTCGGGCCGCAAGATGCGGCTGACGTGCTCGCCCAACATCGACGTCAAGTCGCTGAAGAAGGGCCAGACCGTCCGGCTCAACGAGGCGCTGACCGTCGTCGAAGCCGGCCACTACGAGGCGGTCGGCGAGATCAGCACGCTGCGCGAGATCCTGGCCGACGGCCACCGCGCCCTGGTGGTCGGCCACGCCGACGAGGAGCGCATCGTCTGGCTGGCCGAGCCGCTGGTCGCCATGGAGGACCTGCCTCCGGAGGTGGCCGAGGACCTCGACGACGACCAGCGCGCGCGCAAGCTGCGTCCCGGTGACTCGCTGCTGGTCGACACCAAGGCCGGCTACGCCTTCGAACGCATCCCGAAGGCCGAGGTCGAGGACCTCGTGCTCGAAGAGGTGCCCGACGTCGCCTACTCCGACATCGGCGGTCTGACCCGCCAGATCGAGCAGATCCGCGACGCCGTGGAGCTGCCGTTCCTGCACAAGGACCTCTACCGGGAGTACTCGCTGCGGCCGCCCAAGGGTGTCCTGCTCTACGGCCCTCCGGGTTGCGGCAAGACGCTGATCGCCAAGGCGGTGGCCAACTCGCTGGCCAAGAAGATGGCCGAGGTCCGCGGCGACGACGCCCGCGAGGCGAAGTCGTACTTCCTCAACATCAAGGGCCCGGAACTGCTGAACAAGTTCGTCGGCGAGACCGAGCGCCACATCCGGCTGATCTTCCAGCGGGCGCGCGAGAAGGCGTCCGAGGGCACTCCGGTGATCGTGTTCTTCGACGAGATGGACTCGATCTTCCGGACCCGCGGCACCGGCGTGAGCTCGGACGTGGAGACCACTGTCGTGCCGCAGCTGCTGAGCGAGATCGACGGTGTGGAAGGCCTGGAGAACGTCATCGTGATCGGCGCCTCCAACCGCGAGGACATGATCGACCCGGCGATCCTGCGGCCCGGCCGCCTGGACGTCAAGATCAAGATCGAGCGGCCGGATGCCGAAGCGGCGCTGGACATCTTCTCGAAGTACCTCACCAAGGGCCTGCCGGTGAACGCCGACGATCTGGCCGAGTTCGACGGCGACCGCGGACAGTGCATCAGGGCGATGATCGAGAAGGTCGTCGACCGGATGTACGCCGAGATCGACGACAACCGGTTCCTGGAGGTCACCTACGCCAACGGTGACAAGGAAGTCATGTACTTCAAGGACTTCAACTCCGGTGCGATGATCCAGAACGTCGTCGACCGCGCGAAGAAGTACGCGATCAAGTCGGTGCTGGAAACGGGGCAGCGGGGTCTGCGCATCCAGCATCTGCTCGACTCGATCGTCGACGAGTTCGCCGAGAACGAGGATCTGCCCAACACCACCAATCCCGATGACTGGGCCCGGATCTCGGGCAAGAAGGGTGAGCGGATCGTCTACATCCGCACGCTGGTCACGGGCAAGAGCTCGAGTGCGTCGCGGGCGATCGACACCGAGTCGAACCTGGGCCAGTACCTCTAA
- the prcA gene encoding proteasome subunit alpha, translated as MSFPYFISPEQAMRERSELARKGIARGRSVVVLAYAGGVLFVAENPSRSLQKVSELYDRVGFAAVGRFNEFDNLRRGGIQFADTRGYAYDRRDVTGRQLANVYAQTLGTIFTEQAKPYEVELCVAEVAHYGETKPPELYRITYDGSIADEPHFVVMGGTTDPIIGALKDSYSENAELADAVRIAVGALRAGIASTSTNATPPSEPRALGSSTLEVAILDANRPRRAFRRITGAAVEALLQKDDSESAAAPEDDSAG; from the coding sequence GTGAGCTTCCCATATTTCATCTCGCCTGAGCAGGCGATGCGTGAGCGTTCCGAGCTCGCGCGCAAGGGCATTGCCCGGGGCCGCAGTGTGGTCGTGCTGGCCTACGCCGGCGGTGTGCTGTTCGTCGCGGAGAACCCGTCGCGGTCGCTGCAGAAGGTCAGCGAGCTCTACGACCGGGTGGGTTTCGCCGCGGTCGGCCGGTTCAACGAATTCGACAACCTGCGCCGGGGCGGCATCCAGTTCGCCGATACCCGCGGCTACGCGTATGACCGTCGCGATGTCACCGGACGACAGCTGGCCAATGTCTATGCGCAGACGCTGGGCACGATCTTCACCGAGCAGGCCAAGCCCTACGAGGTGGAGCTGTGCGTGGCCGAGGTGGCCCACTACGGCGAGACGAAACCCCCTGAGCTGTACCGGATCACCTATGACGGCTCAATCGCCGACGAGCCGCACTTCGTGGTGATGGGCGGCACGACCGACCCGATCATCGGTGCGCTCAAGGACTCCTACTCGGAGAACGCCGAACTCGCCGACGCGGTCAGAATCGCCGTCGGCGCGCTGCGCGCCGGGATCGCCAGCACGAGCACCAACGCCACCCCGCCGAGCGAGCCCCGCGCGCTGGGGTCCTCAACGCTGGAGGTGGCGATTCTGGACGCCAACCGTCCGCGGCGGGCATTCCGCCGGATCACCGGTGCGGCGGTGGAAGCCCTACTGCAGAAAGATGATTCGGAATCAGCAGCTGCCCCCGAGGATGACAGCGCCGGTTAG
- the pafA gene encoding Pup--protein ligase: MQRRIMGIETEFGVTCTFHGHRRLSPDEVARYLFRRVVSWGRSSNVFLRNGARLYLDVGSHPEYATAECDNLVQLVTHDRAGERVLEDLLIDAEQRLADEGIGGDIYLFKNNTDSAGNSYGCHENYLIVRAGEFSRISDVLLPFLVTRQLICGAGKVLQTPKAATFCLSQRAEHIWEGVSSATTRSRPIINTRDEPHADAEKYRRLHVIVGDSNMCEATTMLKVGAASLVLEMIEAGVAFRDFSLDNPIRAIREVSHDLTGRRLVRLAGGRQASALDIQREYYARAVEYLQTREPNTQIDQVVDLWGRQLDAVESQDFAKVDTEIDWVIKRKLFQRYQDRYSMELSDPKISQLDLAYHDIKRGRGVFDLLQRKGLATRITTDEEIEAAVDTPPQTTRAKLRGEFIAAAQEAGRDFTVDWVHLKLNDQAQRTVLCKDPFRSVDERVKRLIASM, translated from the coding sequence GTGCAGCGAAGGATCATGGGCATCGAAACCGAATTCGGTGTCACCTGCACGTTCCACGGCCATCGCCGACTGAGCCCGGACGAGGTAGCCCGGTATCTGTTCCGTCGCGTGGTGTCGTGGGGCCGCAGCTCGAATGTCTTTTTGCGCAACGGCGCGCGGTTGTACCTGGATGTGGGCAGCCACCCCGAGTACGCCACCGCCGAGTGCGACAACCTCGTCCAGCTGGTCACCCATGACCGCGCGGGTGAGCGGGTTCTGGAGGATCTGCTGATCGACGCCGAGCAGCGGTTGGCCGACGAGGGCATCGGCGGGGACATCTACCTGTTCAAGAACAACACCGACTCGGCGGGCAACTCCTACGGCTGCCACGAGAACTACCTGATCGTGCGGGCCGGGGAGTTCTCCCGGATCTCCGACGTGCTGCTGCCGTTCCTGGTCACCCGCCAGCTGATCTGCGGCGCAGGCAAGGTGCTGCAGACGCCGAAAGCCGCGACGTTCTGCCTCTCGCAGCGTGCCGAGCACATCTGGGAGGGCGTCTCCAGCGCCACCACACGGTCGCGTCCGATCATCAACACCCGTGACGAGCCGCACGCCGACGCCGAGAAGTACCGTCGCCTGCACGTCATCGTCGGCGACTCCAACATGTGCGAAGCCACCACCATGCTCAAGGTCGGCGCCGCCTCGCTGGTGCTGGAGATGATCGAGGCCGGCGTGGCGTTCCGGGACTTCTCGCTGGACAATCCCATCCGCGCGATCCGGGAGGTCAGCCACGACCTGACCGGTCGCAGACTCGTGCGGCTGGCCGGCGGGCGGCAGGCCAGCGCGCTGGACATCCAGCGCGAGTACTACGCGCGGGCGGTCGAATACCTGCAGACCCGCGAGCCGAACACCCAGATCGACCAGGTCGTCGACCTGTGGGGCCGTCAACTCGACGCCGTCGAGAGCCAGGACTTCGCCAAGGTCGACACCGAGATCGACTGGGTGATCAAGCGCAAGCTGTTCCAGCGCTACCAGGACCGCTACAGCATGGAGCTGTCCGACCCGAAGATCAGCCAGCTCGATCTGGCGTACCACGACATCAAGCGCGGGCGCGGCGTGTTCGACCTGCTGCAGCGCAAGGGACTGGCGACCAGGATCACCACCGACGAGGAGATCGAGGCCGCCGTCGACACCCCGCCGCAGACCACGCGCGCCAAGCTGCGCGGCGAGTTCATCGCCGCCGCCCAGGAGGCCGGCCGCGACTTCACGGTCGACTGGGTGCACCTCAAGCTCAACGATCAGGCCCAGCGCACGGTGCTGTGCAAGGACCCGTTCCGCTCGGTCGACGAGCGGGTGAAGCGGCTCATCGCCAGCATGTGA